Genomic DNA from Segatella copri:
TGCCTTAGCAGAACTTCTGATCAAGAAAGAGGTGATTATGGCAGAAGACGTAGAACATATCTTTGGCAAACGCCCTTGGTTGAGCCGTTCGCAGGAAATCATGGAAGACGAACAGCCTAAGATAGACGATGACGCCGTAAAGGAACTTCCTGAAGTTCAGGCTGCCATCAAGGAGCATGAAGAGAACCAGAAGAAGAATGCAGATTCTGATGAGACTTCCAAGAAGGATGAAGGTTCGGAAGAAAACAAGAACGAATAAAACAAACCGATATGACTGACAAACAGAAGAATCTAGTGATAAGATCCATCACAGGCGTATTTTTCGTGATGTGCATGGTATCTTGCTTTCTCAATCCCAGGGCAATGGTTATCCTGTTCGCCCTCATTACCGGATTGAGCATCTGGGAGTATTGCGGACTGGTAAACCAGAAGGAGAATGTTACGGTAAACCGTTTCATCAGCACCGTGGCGGGTGTTTACTTCTTCCTTGCCGTGGCTGGTTTCCGCATGGGCATTGTGGGCAATTTTGTGGTTTTCGTACCTTATCTGCTCACCATCCTCTATCTCTTCATCAGCGAACTGTATACAGGCAACAAGGATGCCATCAACGATTGGGCTTACACTATGCTCTCTCAGTTGTACATCGCCTTGCCTTTCTCGATGATCAATGTATTGAGTTTCGAGACATCAGCTTTCGATGGCCAGATACATTACGACATGCTGTTGCCTTTGAGCATTTTCATTTTCCTCTGGACCAATGATACCGGTGCCTATTGCAGCGGTTCGCTTTTCGGCAAGCATAAGCTCTTTCCTCGCATCAGTCCAGCCAAGAGTTGGGAAGGCAGCATAGGCGGAGGCATATTCGTACTGATAGCAGCAGGTATCATCGGCTATATCGCCAACGATGGCGAAGCCCACCGTCTCAGCATTCTCGGTTGGGAAGGTTTAGGTCTGGTTGTGGTATTCTTCGGCACATGGGGCGATCTGGTAGAAAGCCTCTTCAAGCGTACCCTCGGAGTAAAGGATAGCGGCAACATCCTGCCAGGACATGGAGGCATGCTCGACCGCTTCGACTCTTCGCTCATGGCGATACCGGCAGCAGTAATCTACCTATACACCATCCAGTTGTTTGGATAATACATCTTTTATGAGATAAAGGCCAAACCTTAGTTTGGCCAAGCACAAAGAAAGGCAGGGATTCCTCAAAGAACCCCTGCCTTTCTTTTTTTTCATATCACCATAAAAAACACAAGTAGCTTCGTTGGCTCACGAAAGTACTTGCGATAAACTATGCTGTTATCTATTATATTTCTTCAGTGCCTGCTTCACCATCTTGCCCCATGGCTTGATGAGATCATCTGTCCAGTTGCCGGTAGCCTTGGCACGTGGCAAAAGCATGGAACAGGTTTCATCCTTATCCGAAACCGACCAGTTTACCCAACTCACCTTGTTTTTCTCCATTACATCGAGCCATTTCTGATACTCATCAGGAG
This window encodes:
- a CDS encoding phosphatidate cytidylyltransferase encodes the protein MTDKQKNLVIRSITGVFFVMCMVSCFLNPRAMVILFALITGLSIWEYCGLVNQKENVTVNRFISTVAGVYFFLAVAGFRMGIVGNFVVFVPYLLTILYLFISELYTGNKDAINDWAYTMLSQLYIALPFSMINVLSFETSAFDGQIHYDMLLPLSIFIFLWTNDTGAYCSGSLFGKHKLFPRISPAKSWEGSIGGGIFVLIAAGIIGYIANDGEAHRLSILGWEGLGLVVVFFGTWGDLVESLFKRTLGVKDSGNILPGHGGMLDRFDSSLMAIPAAVIYLYTIQLFG